One Brachyspira suanatina DNA segment encodes these proteins:
- a CDS encoding AMP-dependent synthetase/ligase encodes MKNYTSIPSAFFETVQKMPQSPAYRYRNNKEEKVTITYKKLYDKVNAIAKAFDVKGLSKKHVAIFSENRIEWFISDMALLALGSADVPRGIDSTSDELNYIIEHSEAQAVLVENEYVFKKIEKHHKDLSLIVFLDSSKHDPDNNIYSFEKFLELGEESLNGDEEFTIKKASKLTNESTATIIYTSGTTGKPKGVILTHGNILHNVRVLPDIIKLQPGEKLLTILPIWHIYERTISYVTAITGCFTAITNKRYLKNDFTEERPDIFISVPAIWVNIYNTVMKNIDRKSTFARNLAKFLIKRSIKYIRSVRFQNDLVYLLGDEHKNDKKSEYSIGMFDPIYHKMATKMVYSKIKELTGGKMRLTISGGGALPMYIEDFIEAVGINLVVGWGITETSPVVTLRSPFKNYRGTCGAPIPEVKIEVRDKDGNICEDGVMGVCYIKGPNIFKEYYKDPELTKQAKVDGFFNSGDLGTYTQQGEIVLTGRAKETIVLLTGENVEPQPIENKALESPYISQIMLVGQDKASTGAIIVINKENIKEHFDKHKISYDEKTLASSKDVYKLIREELDNLINYRNGFRPYEAIAKMIITDEEFTIENGLLTQSLKIKRANVMEAYKDKIDALYDKVK; translated from the coding sequence ATGAAAAATTACACATCTATACCTAGTGCTTTTTTTGAAACAGTTCAGAAAATGCCTCAAAGCCCAGCCTATAGATATAGAAATAATAAAGAAGAAAAAGTTACAATTACATATAAAAAACTTTATGATAAAGTAAATGCTATCGCTAAAGCATTCGATGTTAAAGGATTATCAAAAAAGCATGTTGCAATATTTTCAGAAAATAGAATAGAATGGTTTATATCCGATATGGCTCTTTTAGCATTAGGCTCTGCTGATGTTCCAAGAGGTATAGACTCTACATCCGATGAATTAAATTATATAATAGAACATAGTGAAGCTCAAGCAGTACTAGTAGAAAATGAATATGTTTTTAAAAAGATAGAAAAACATCATAAAGATTTATCATTGATAGTTTTTCTTGATAGTTCTAAACATGATCCTGATAATAATATTTATTCTTTTGAAAAGTTTTTAGAACTTGGAGAAGAAAGTTTAAATGGTGATGAAGAGTTTACTATAAAAAAAGCATCAAAATTAACCAATGAAAGTACAGCAACTATAATATACACTTCAGGAACTACAGGAAAACCAAAAGGAGTTATACTTACACATGGAAACATACTTCATAATGTAAGAGTTCTTCCAGATATAATAAAATTGCAGCCGGGAGAAAAACTTCTTACTATACTTCCTATTTGGCATATATATGAAAGAACAATATCCTATGTAACAGCTATAACAGGTTGTTTTACAGCTATCACAAATAAAAGATATTTAAAAAATGATTTCACAGAAGAAAGACCTGATATATTTATTTCCGTACCTGCAATATGGGTTAATATATATAATACTGTAATGAAAAATATAGATAGGAAAAGTACATTCGCTAGAAATCTTGCAAAATTTTTAATAAAAAGATCTATAAAATATATAAGAAGTGTGAGATTTCAAAATGATTTAGTTTATTTATTAGGCGATGAACATAAAAACGATAAGAAGTCAGAATATAGTATAGGTATGTTTGACCCTATTTATCATAAAATGGCTACAAAAATGGTATACAGCAAAATAAAAGAATTAACAGGAGGTAAAATGCGTCTTACTATATCAGGAGGCGGAGCTTTACCTATGTATATAGAAGACTTTATTGAGGCTGTAGGAATAAATTTGGTTGTAGGATGGGGTATAACAGAAACTTCTCCGGTTGTTACATTGAGATCACCTTTCAAAAATTATAGAGGTACTTGCGGTGCTCCAATTCCAGAGGTAAAAATAGAAGTAAGAGATAAAGACGGAAATATTTGTGAAGATGGAGTTATGGGAGTATGCTATATAAAAGGTCCGAATATTTTCAAAGAATATTATAAAGACCCTGAATTAACTAAACAGGCAAAAGTTGACGGATTCTTTAATTCTGGAGATTTAGGAACATATACTCAGCAGGGAGAAATAGTTTTAACAGGAAGAGCTAAAGAAACTATAGTACTTCTTACAGGAGAAAATGTAGAACCTCAGCCTATAGAAAATAAAGCATTGGAATCTCCTTATATTTCTCAAATTATGCTTGTAGGACAGGATAAGGCTTCCACAGGTGCAATTATAGTAATAAATAAAGAAAACATAAAAGAACATTTTGATAAACACAAAATTTCTTATGATGAAAAAACTCTTGCATCTTCAAAAGATGTTTATAAATTAATTAGAGAAGAATTAGATAATTTAATTAATTATAGAAATGGATTCAGACCTTATGAAGCTATAGCAAAAATGATAATAACAGATGAAGAGTTTACAATAGAAAATGGTCTTTTAACTCAATCTTTGAAAATAAAAAGAGCAAATGTTATGGAAGCATATAAAGATAAAATAGATGCTTTATATGATAAAGTAAAATAA
- a CDS encoding glycosyltransferase family 4 protein, producing the protein MNNIKKLAILHPTFGYNGGAENVILAFSKYCHTLNIEITIYTYRLRDNIPNYIKQIKTDIKLNPFIFNKTSKFLANELINYDAVLIHNFPATIFFGLASKYAQKNNIKLPKSFWYCHEPSVRLYGHDDKSYKKLQKTWDIIARYTMYLDRLGVSKIDYIMSNSIRTKEAVKRVYDREAEVIYPCITDTENIIPINEGKHFVYVGRIEKPKNLENTIIAFKSFIEKIEDKELKFIIAGKGRHKNNLKKLTEKLNMNNNIIFKGFVSDEEKKELLNKSYALVMPAINEPFGLTVIEALYASCISIISDKSGVYEIVKDLSISCNMENIEEIVNTMSLAYRDKNIKNSIINSSKSILYTFTVSSYSENVIKYIVNHL; encoded by the coding sequence ATGAATAATATAAAAAAATTAGCTATACTTCATCCTACTTTTGGATATAACGGCGGTGCTGAAAATGTAATACTTGCATTCTCAAAATACTGTCATACTTTAAATATAGAAATAACTATTTATACTTATAGATTAAGAGATAATATACCAAATTATATAAAACAAATAAAAACTGATATAAAATTAAATCCTTTTATATTTAATAAAACTTCCAAATTTCTAGCAAATGAATTAATAAATTATGATGCCGTTTTAATACATAATTTTCCAGCAACTATATTCTTTGGGCTTGCTTCAAAATATGCACAAAAAAACAATATTAAACTTCCTAAAAGCTTTTGGTATTGCCATGAACCTAGTGTAAGGCTTTACGGGCATGATGATAAAAGCTATAAAAAACTTCAAAAGACTTGGGATATAATTGCAAGATATACAATGTACTTAGATAGACTCGGTGTAAGTAAAATAGATTATATAATGTCAAATAGTATAAGAACTAAAGAAGCAGTAAAAAGAGTTTATGACAGAGAAGCTGAAGTGATATACCCATGCATAACTGATACAGAAAATATTATACCTATTAATGAAGGAAAGCATTTTGTATATGTGGGAAGAATTGAAAAGCCTAAAAATTTAGAAAATACCATTATTGCTTTTAAATCATTTATTGAAAAGATAGAAGATAAAGAATTAAAATTTATAATAGCTGGAAAAGGCAGACATAAAAATAATTTAAAAAAACTCACAGAAAAATTAAATATGAATAATAATATTATATTCAAAGGTTTTGTAAGTGATGAAGAAAAAAAAGAACTATTAAATAAAAGTTATGCTTTAGTAATGCCTGCTATAAATGAACCATTCGGTCTTACTGTAATAGAAGCATTATACGCATCATGCATATCTATAATATCCGATAAATCCGGAGTATATGAAATAGTTAAAGATTTATCTATCAGCTGCAATATGGAAAATATAGAAGAAATAGTAAATACTATGTCATTAGCATATAGAGATAAAAATATAAAAAACAGTATCATAAACTCATCAAAATCAATATTATATACTTTTACAGTATCATCATATAGTGAAAATGTAATAAAATATATAGTAAATCACTTGTAA
- a CDS encoding class I SAM-dependent methyltransferase has translation MPRNIIDKLAWWIPNKAKREQFKNDINKAVIDSLINMPKKELIETFPELYNHISNTKTRHSNIVTKYLSGLKGIEIGGSAHADFGIDVIHVNIEDENNLVYENAAEQIKYSGIIQKTDIIASGDDLPFKDNTVDFILSSHVLEHFFDPIKALKEWYRVTKKGGYILMLVPHKERTPDRDRKRTTLDELIDRHNGKIKLTNNNILFHYSVWITEDLLELCKYLNYNVVEYQDIDDAVGNGFTIVIQK, from the coding sequence ATGCCTAGAAACATAATAGATAAACTAGCTTGGTGGATTCCAAATAAAGCAAAAAGAGAACAATTTAAAAATGATATTAATAAGGCAGTAATAGATTCTTTAATAAATATGCCAAAAAAAGAATTAATAGAAACATTTCCTGAATTATATAATCATATCTCAAATACTAAAACTAGACACAGTAATATAGTTACAAAATATTTATCTGGATTAAAAGGCATAGAAATAGGAGGATCAGCTCATGCTGATTTTGGAATTGATGTGATACATGTAAATATAGAAGATGAAAATAATCTTGTATATGAAAATGCAGCAGAACAAATAAAATACAGTGGAATTATACAAAAAACAGATATAATAGCTAGTGGAGATGATTTACCATTTAAAGATAATACAGTAGATTTTATATTAAGTAGTCATGTATTAGAACATTTTTTTGATCCTATTAAAGCATTAAAGGAATGGTATAGAGTTACAAAAAAAGGTGGATATATTTTGATGTTAGTTCCTCACAAAGAGAGAACTCCTGATAGGGATAGAAAAAGAACTACACTAGATGAATTAATAGATAGACATAATGGTAAAATAAAGTTAACCAATAACAATATATTGTTTCACTATTCTGTATGGATAACAGAAGATTTATTAGAATTATGTAAATATTTAAATTACAATGTAGTAGAATATCAGGATATTGATGATGCTGTAGGAAATGGTTTTACTATAGTAATACAAAAATAA
- a CDS encoding class I SAM-dependent methyltransferase: protein MPKNIIDKLAWFIPIRSLRNKFKINMKKHIINNYKYIKKTANSEIVNKYLTGLKGIEIGGAAYADYGIDAIKIDRVNISSNINNPYYLEQTKHNSFIQDIDIIADGDNLPFKDNTVDFVFTSHVLEHFFDPIKALEEWYRVTKKGGYIFMIIPHKERTFDKDRERTTLNELIGRHNGSIKSEKQFDDMHHSVWITEDILELCKYLNYNVVEYHDMDDCRKDGFIIVILK, encoded by the coding sequence ATGCCTAAAAACATAATAGATAAATTAGCATGGTTTATACCAATAAGATCATTAAGAAATAAATTCAAAATAAATATGAAAAAACATATTATAAATAATTATAAATATATAAAAAAAACTGCTAATAGTGAAATTGTAAACAAATATTTAACAGGATTGAAAGGTATAGAAATTGGCGGTGCTGCATATGCTGATTATGGTATAGATGCCATAAAAATAGATAGAGTTAATATATCATCTAATATAAATAATCCTTATTATTTAGAACAAACAAAACATAATAGTTTTATTCAAGATATAGACATTATAGCTGACGGTGATAATTTACCATTTAAAGATAATACAGTTGATTTTGTATTTACTAGCCATGTACTAGAACATTTTTTTGATCCAATTAAAGCATTAGAAGAATGGTATAGAGTTACAAAAAAAGGCGGATATATTTTTATGATAATACCGCATAAAGAAAGAACATTTGATAAAGATAGGGAAAGAACAACATTAAATGAACTTATAGGAAGACATAATGGCAGTATAAAATCTGAAAAACAATTTGATGATATGCATCATTCTGTTTGGATAACAGAGGATATTCTTGAACTATGCAAATATTTAAATTATAATGTAGTAGAGTATCATGATATGGATGATTGTAGAAAAGATGGCTTTATAATTGTAATATTAAAATAA
- the mscL gene encoding large conductance mechanosensitive channel protein MscL, translated as MIKEFKKFIMKGSILDMAVGLVIGAAFTKIVNSFVDDILMPPIGMILSGIDFSNIFIVIKKGADTLGTYNSIEAARNAGAVVIGVGMFINTIISFIITALSLFIIIKLFNKIQEKSTKKEKDDKELKEKVCPYCYSSININAVKCPHCTSDLVVKE; from the coding sequence ATGATAAAAGAGTTTAAAAAATTTATTATGAAAGGAAGCATATTGGATATGGCCGTAGGCTTAGTCATTGGAGCAGCATTTACAAAGATAGTTAATTCTTTTGTAGATGATATATTAATGCCGCCAATAGGTATGATATTAAGCGGTATAGATTTTTCCAATATATTTATAGTGATAAAAAAAGGTGCTGATACTTTAGGTACTTATAATTCTATAGAAGCCGCTAGAAATGCTGGTGCTGTTGTAATAGGTGTAGGTATGTTTATTAATACAATAATAAGTTTTATAATAACTGCTTTATCTTTATTTATAATTATAAAATTATTCAATAAAATACAAGAAAAATCTACAAAAAAAGAAAAAGATGATAAAGAATTAAAAGAAAAAGTTTGTCCTTATTGCTATTCTAGTATAAACATTAATGCTGTAAAATGTCCGCATTGTACATCTGATTTAGTTGTTAAAGAATGA
- the rlmB gene encoding 23S rRNA (guanosine(2251)-2'-O)-methyltransferase RlmB, whose product MFITSKNTIVEAISKDLVQTLYIKFPVSKREKDIIKLAEKKKVPIKNVDKNEMEKIVGKIYSIAADIKENIEIGIDSFIEKAFEKREKPLIFILDSITDVHNLGAIIRNAYFFDVAGIIMPKDNSAPINEKVYEISEGAAYHLPISIETNLNRVIDLMKDKGFWIYYASEKGETSLEDFKFNSPTAIILGNEHSGVRDILKKNSDGSIIINAVNDFDSLNVSAASAIIGYAYSIYK is encoded by the coding sequence ATGTTCATAACAAGCAAAAACACAATAGTTGAAGCTATTTCAAAAGATTTAGTTCAAACTTTATATATAAAATTTCCAGTTTCAAAAAGAGAAAAAGACATTATAAAATTGGCTGAAAAAAAGAAAGTGCCAATCAAAAATGTTGATAAAAATGAAATGGAAAAAATTGTAGGCAAAATTTATTCAATAGCTGCTGATATAAAAGAAAATATTGAAATAGGTATAGACAGTTTTATAGAAAAAGCATTTGAAAAAAGAGAAAAACCCTTAATATTTATATTAGATTCTATAACTGATGTTCATAATTTAGGAGCTATAATAAGAAATGCTTACTTTTTTGATGTGGCAGGAATTATAATGCCGAAAGATAATTCAGCACCGATCAATGAAAAAGTTTATGAAATATCAGAAGGGGCTGCATATCATTTACCAATATCTATAGAAACTAACTTAAATAGAGTTATAGATTTAATGAAGGATAAAGGATTTTGGATATATTATGCAAGCGAGAAAGGAGAAACTTCATTAGAAGATTTTAAATTCAATTCTCCTACTGCAATTATATTAGGAAATGAACATAGCGGAGTCAGAGATATTTTGAAAAAAAATTCAGACGGAAGTATTATTATAAATGCGGTAAACGATTTTGATTCATTAAATGTATCTGCGGCATCTGCTATTATAGGTTATGCTTATTCTATTTACAAATAA
- a CDS encoding flagellin: MIITNNINAIRANRYLKVNSTEHKKKFPSLFASEKGPLVQGRYMLRAEKNTQDGISFIQTADGYLGETIDILQRIRELAVKSANGIYNNSDRSYIQAEVSSLIDEIDRVASQAQFNTLNILTGRFSNTVNASASMWIHIGPSRDQRKRIYVATMTASSLKLKNEFNSYISVSSASKANRTIGMIDNAIEYVIKQRADLGAYKNRFNTYIQGLMNSYENTIAYGSKKMDRDVAEASIYEAISSIKSQSALAMLVHSNNLPKDALNLLR; this comes from the coding sequence ATGATAATAACAAATAATATTAATGCCATTAGAGCAAATAGATATTTAAAAGTTAATTCTACTGAACATAAGAAAAAATTTCCTAGTTTATTTGCAAGCGAGAAAGGTCCTTTAGTACAAGGAAGATATATGCTTCGTGCAGAAAAAAATACTCAAGACGGAATATCATTTATACAAACAGCCGATGGATATCTAGGAGAAACAATAGATATATTGCAGCGTATTAGAGAATTAGCAGTAAAATCTGCAAATGGAATATATAACAATTCTGACAGATCATATATTCAGGCAGAGGTATCAAGTTTAATAGATGAAATAGATAGGGTAGCAAGTCAGGCACAATTCAATACTTTAAATATATTGACAGGAAGATTTTCAAATACAGTTAATGCTTCTGCAAGTATGTGGATTCATATAGGGCCAAGCAGAGATCAGAGAAAAAGAATTTATGTCGCTACAATGACAGCAAGTTCTTTAAAATTAAAAAATGAATTTAATAGTTATATTTCTGTATCTTCTGCAAGTAAAGCAAATAGAACTATAGGAATGATAGATAATGCTATTGAATATGTTATTAAACAAAGAGCCGATTTAGGGGCTTATAAAAATAGATTTAATACATATATTCAAGGGCTTATGAACTCTTATGAAAATACTATTGCTTATGGTAGTAAAAAAATGGATAGAGATGTAGCTGAGGCTTCTATTTATGAGGCTATAAGTTCAATAAAATCTCAATCTGCTTTGGCTATGCTTGTACATTCTAATAATTTGCCTAAGGATGCTTTAAACCTATTAAGATAG
- a CDS encoding Spy/CpxP family protein refolding chaperone gives MKTKILLSLFIISLISSIAFAQPPVADPAKEPRYRYEATPRDREPVPPTPRHRAGARGDIYRMCRNAGIYLTDQQIDEMSKIFYEYELKINDLEYQKRNIDYKFKLEREKIDIDLNLIKDLINQKKDLEKEIDYLRIEKDVTVLDVLTDEQLAQLNSYRMRYYYYR, from the coding sequence ATGAAAACTAAAATATTATTATCACTTTTTATAATTAGTCTAATATCATCAATTGCTTTTGCACAGCCCCCTGTAGCAGATCCAGCTAAAGAACCTAGATACAGATATGAAGCTACTCCAAGAGATAGAGAGCCAGTTCCTCCAACTCCTAGACATAGAGCTGGTGCAAGAGGTGATATATACAGAATGTGCAGAAATGCTGGAATATATTTGACAGATCAGCAAATCGATGAAATGAGCAAAATATTTTATGAGTATGAATTAAAAATCAATGATTTAGAATATCAAAAAAGAAATATTGATTATAAATTCAAATTAGAAAGAGAAAAAATTGATATTGACTTAAATCTTATAAAAGATTTAATCAATCAAAAGAAAGATTTAGAAAAAGAAATAGATTATCTTAGAATTGAAAAAGATGTTACTGTTTTGGATGTTCTTACAGATGAACAATTAGCACAATTAAACAGCTACAGAATGAGATACTATTATTACAGGTAA
- the serB gene encoding phosphoserine phosphatase SerB — MKLAVFDFDSTLMDGETLDIIAKETNFAKEISEITARGMRGELDFFESLQSRVALLKGIKLETINEICNSLPVMNGAKEIIEELHKRDYKCVCFSGGFKNATIPFAKKLNLDAEFSNIFHVKDDVLTGKVGGEMMFSDSKGNMLLTLQRLLNISYNDTLVVGDGANDLSMFKYAKNKAAFCAKEILKKEANIVIDKKDLTLILDSLY, encoded by the coding sequence ATGAAATTAGCAGTTTTTGATTTTGATTCTACTTTAATGGACGGCGAGACTTTGGATATTATCGCAAAGGAAACTAATTTTGCTAAAGAGATTTCTGAAATTACAGCAAGAGGAATGAGAGGAGAATTAGATTTCTTTGAGAGTTTGCAAAGTAGGGTAGCTTTACTTAAAGGCATCAAATTAGAAACTATTAATGAAATTTGCAATTCGCTTCCTGTAATGAACGGAGCAAAAGAAATCATAGAAGAGCTGCATAAGAGAGATTATAAATGCGTATGCTTTTCAGGCGGATTTAAAAATGCTACTATTCCATTTGCTAAGAAATTAAATTTGGATGCAGAGTTTTCAAATATATTTCATGTTAAAGATGATGTACTTACAGGAAAAGTTGGCGGTGAAATGATGTTTTCTGACAGCAAGGGAAATATGCTTTTAACATTGCAGAGGCTTTTGAATATTTCTTATAATGATACTTTAGTTGTTGGAGATGGAGCTAATGATTTGAGTATGTTTAAATATGCTAAAAATAAAGCTGCTTTTTGTGCTAAAGAGATTCTAAAAAAAGAAGCAAATATTGTAATAGATAAAAAAGATTTAACTCTTATATTAGATAGTTTATATTAG
- a CDS encoding dicarboxylate/amino acid:cation symporter, translating into MEKKFKLGLVPRLIIGILLGILFGQHFIPEVISRIIVTASGIFSSYLKFVIPLMIVSYVSMGIADLKEGSGFLLLVTCALAYGSTLIAGSASFLVAFNLFPSFMSADDIQKIAAAAGNSVSPYLSITVTPLLDTLAAVLFAFIIGLGISSMRGKEIGDYLYNVFKELSTIIDKVLRVSIIPLLPLYICGTFVDMTRSGKTFVILGILWKVFIVVIIMHLLYLLIAFLVSGSIGKKNPFMLMRNQIAGYATALGTQSSAATIPVNLQCAEKDGISEQIRNFVVPLCANIHMAGSMITITACATAVCLMNQIPITYGTVLPFIAMLGIAMIASPGAPGGSIMTALPFLYMVGLGGPDSPLSAIMVALYITQDSFGTACNVSGDNALGVIVDTIYKKKVVKTDA; encoded by the coding sequence ATGGAAAAAAAGTTTAAACTCGGTCTAGTTCCAAGACTTATTATTGGAATTTTACTCGGTATATTATTTGGGCAGCATTTTATACCAGAAGTAATATCCAGAATTATCGTTACAGCTTCGGGAATATTCAGCTCCTACCTAAAATTTGTAATACCTTTGATGATTGTTTCTTATGTATCTATGGGTATAGCAGACTTAAAAGAAGGCTCTGGTTTCTTATTACTTGTAACTTGTGCTTTAGCTTATGGATCTACTTTAATAGCAGGTTCAGCATCATTTTTAGTGGCATTCAATTTATTTCCTAGCTTTATGAGTGCTGATGATATTCAAAAAATTGCAGCAGCAGCAGGAAATTCAGTTAGTCCTTATTTATCAATAACCGTTACACCGCTTTTGGATACATTGGCAGCAGTTTTATTTGCTTTCATTATAGGACTTGGAATATCTTCTATGAGAGGTAAAGAAATAGGAGATTATTTATATAATGTTTTCAAAGAGTTATCAACTATAATAGATAAAGTTTTACGCGTATCTATTATTCCTCTTTTGCCTCTTTACATTTGTGGTACTTTTGTTGATATGACTAGATCAGGAAAAACTTTTGTAATATTAGGAATATTGTGGAAAGTATTCATAGTAGTAATTATAATGCATTTACTTTATTTATTAATAGCATTCTTAGTATCTGGCTCAATAGGAAAGAAAAATCCTTTTATGCTTATGAGAAACCAAATAGCAGGATATGCTACAGCTTTAGGTACACAGTCATCAGCTGCTACTATACCTGTTAATTTACAGTGTGCTGAAAAAGACGGTATATCTGAGCAGATAAGAAATTTCGTAGTACCTCTTTGTGCTAATATTCATATGGCTGGTTCTATGATAACAATTACAGCCTGTGCTACAGCGGTATGTTTAATGAATCAGATACCTATAACTTATGGTACAGTACTTCCATTCATTGCTATGCTTGGTATCGCTATGATAGCTTCTCCAGGTGCTCCTGGCGGTTCAATAATGACAGCTTTACCATTCCTTTATATGGTTGGGCTTGGCGGTCCTGATAGCCCTTTAAGTGCAATAATGGTTGCTTTATACATAACTCAAGACTCATTCGGTACAGCTTGTAATGTATCTGGTGATAATGCTTTGGGTGTTATAGTTGATACAATTTATAAGAAAAAAGTTGTAAAAACAGACGCATAA
- the serA gene encoding phosphoglycerate dehydrogenase yields the protein MKVLITDKVNECVKDIIADVSEAVFLPTMSEDELVKVIGEYDALMVRSQTKVTKRIIEAGKNLKIIGRAGVGVDNIDVEAATEKGIIVVNSPDGNTIAASEHTIALMLAVSRNIVPAAVSTKDAKWNRDKFTGNELLGKTLGVMGFGRIGRKVVHIALAIGMKVIVYDPFATEEIVQKAGAVYETSLDEFLPKLDYLSLHIPKTPETNNIINKDNLCKMKNTAIIINCSRGGLVNEEDLKNALENGTIAAAAVDVFVNEPKIETCPLVEYKKDNLILTPHLGASTKEAQINVALDVARQIKQVLSGGYTESAVNIPSLNPEKLEPVKDYMKISENAGEMIMQTANGKIKSLEITAQGDLINLDIQPLEVAILKGALSYMFQDVNYVNAPYLAKQRGIEVKTIKSEAPSTFTSILKVKLTTDKETTSVSVSLIAKNIARIVKFNDYDVIIKPQPHILIVPHINQPAMIAKVATVLSADGINIGSMSVSENIKGSSTSIMAINVDRVIGNDVITKISNIEGVQDPKYVRLTAEYTL from the coding sequence ATGAAGGTTTTAATAACTGATAAGGTAAATGAATGCGTTAAGGATATAATAGCTGATGTTTCTGAAGCTGTATTTCTTCCTACTATGAGTGAAGATGAATTAGTTAAAGTTATTGGAGAATATGATGCTTTGATGGTTAGAAGCCAAACTAAAGTAACAAAAAGAATCATAGAAGCTGGAAAGAATTTAAAAATCATAGGACGTGCGGGAGTAGGAGTGGACAATATAGATGTTGAAGCTGCTACAGAAAAAGGTATAATAGTAGTAAACTCTCCTGATGGAAATACTATTGCAGCATCAGAACATACTATAGCTTTAATGCTTGCAGTATCAAGAAATATAGTACCTGCTGCAGTATCTACTAAAGATGCTAAATGGAACAGAGATAAATTCACTGGTAATGAGCTTTTAGGAAAAACTTTGGGTGTTATGGGATTTGGAAGAATAGGAAGAAAGGTTGTTCATATTGCTTTAGCTATTGGTATGAAAGTTATTGTATATGATCCATTTGCTACAGAAGAAATAGTTCAGAAAGCTGGAGCTGTTTATGAAACTTCTTTAGATGAATTCTTACCTAAACTTGATTATTTATCACTTCATATACCAAAAACTCCTGAAACAAATAATATAATAAATAAAGATAATTTATGCAAGATGAAAAATACTGCAATAATTATTAACTGTTCAAGAGGCGGACTTGTTAATGAAGAAGATTTAAAAAATGCTTTAGAAAATGGTACTATAGCAGCAGCAGCAGTAGATGTATTTGTAAATGAACCTAAAATAGAAACTTGTCCTTTAGTTGAATATAAAAAGGATAATTTGATACTTACTCCTCACCTTGGAGCTAGTACAAAAGAAGCACAGATTAATGTTGCTTTGGATGTTGCTAGACAGATAAAACAGGTACTATCTGGAGGATATACTGAATCAGCAGTAAATATACCTTCTCTTAATCCTGAAAAATTAGAGCCTGTAAAAGATTACATGAAAATTTCAGAGAATGCAGGCGAAATGATAATGCAGACAGCAAATGGAAAAATAAAATCTCTTGAAATAACAGCTCAGGGAGATTTAATTAATTTAGATATTCAGCCGCTTGAGGTTGCTATATTAAAAGGTGCATTGTCTTATATGTTCCAAGATGTTAACTATGTTAATGCTCCTTATCTTGCTAAACAAAGAGGCATTGAAGTAAAAACTATTAAGTCTGAAGCTCCTTCAACTTTCACAAGCATACTTAAAGTAAAATTGACAACTGATAAAGAAACAACAAGCGTATCAGTATCATTGATAGCTAAAAATATTGCTAGAATAGTGAAGTTTAATGATTATGATGTTATAATCAAACCTCAGCCTCATATATTGATAGTACCTCATATAAACCAGCCTGCTATGATAGCTAAAGTTGCAACAGTTCTTTCAGCTGATGGAATCAATATTGGTTCAATGAGTGTATCTGAAAATATTAAAGGAAGCAGTACATCTATAATGGCAATAAACGTTGATAGAGTTATTGGAAATGATGTGATAACAAAAATTTCTAATATAGAAGGCGTTCAAGATCCTAAATATGTAAGACTTACAGCAGAATATACTTTATAA